TCTAAAGAATTAGAGCAAAACCCTAATATAGCCTCAGAACTATTCTTAAGTTTAGGCAATATTTACACTGTGCGTGGTAACTTAGAAAGGGAAAGAGTAGCTGATACAAAATATAATTATATTCCTTGGGAATATGAAAAAGGAGAAATTTATCAAAAAAGTTTAACCGACGAAAGTTATTACAAAAAAGCTCAAGAATCTTATCAAAAAGCTTCTCAAAGTTTAATCAAAGAAACCCAACTTAAAGCACAACTCAATCTCAGCCAATTATTATTATTACAAAACAAGGTTGAACAGGCTGAAAAATTACATAATGAGCTTAACTTAACTCAAATTCCTTTAACTCAATTTCGGATTTATGCTAAAATTCAATATACAAAACAACAACAATGGATTAACTCTCTTAAAAATCAACATAATTATACAAAAATTATTGAACTTCTAGAAGAATCTGTTCAAGAAGCGAACAGCATAGAAACCGAAAAAAGTCAATATTTAATTTCATATACTTTGGGCAATTTAGGAAGTTTTTATGAATATTTAAGTTATCAAAAAAATGATAATAATGCACTTAAAAAAGCCCAAGAGTTAACGCAAAAAGCCCTCTATTTAAGCCAACCTCAAGTTAATCCTTCTTTAGCTTATCAATGGCAATGGCAACTGGCAAGACTAGAAAAGGCAGCAGGAAATCTCAATCAAGCAAAAGACTATTATGAATCAGCGATCAAAACCTTAGAAACAGTTCGCAAAAACATCTTAATCATCAGACAAGATATTCAATTTTCCTTTCGAGATAATATAGAACCTTTATATAGAGAATTTATTGACAGCTTATTAGAGTTAAATCAAAAAAACAATGATCCAGAAATTCTAAAAATAGTCTTAAAACAATTTAATTCTTTACAACTTGCTGAATTAGAAAACTTCTTACAATGTGATTTATCATCCGCAACTGGTATTAAAGAAATCGGAGATTCTCAAGTAATGATTATTTCTCCTATTTTTCTGAAAGATAAACTTGCGCTTATTTATCAAATACCAGCAAAAAATAATTATATTAACTATCAAAAAATTAATATTTCTAATCAAGAAGTAACCAAAATATTGAAGAACTTACAAAATTATTTAGGAGAAGTAGGCAATGGTTGTTCAAAATGCGAAATTCCTAGAGAATCGCAAAAAGTTTATCAATGGATTATTAAACCTCTTGAACCAATTTTACAAGAAAATAAAGATATTAAAACTTTAGTTTTTATTCTCGATGGATTGTTAAGAAATATTCCTATGTCTGCCTTATATGATGCAGAAAAACAAGAATATTTACTGCAAAAAGATTACGCGATCGCTATTGTTCCCGGATTAACTTTATTGCAACCTCAATCATCATCAAAAACCCCAACAGTTTTGCTTGGAGGATATGAATTAGAACAAAAAATCAATAATTTATCCTTTCCTCCAATCAAATATTTAAGAGAAGAACTAGAAAACATAGCTAAAATTTTTCCCACCAGTTCGCTATTACTCAATCAAGACTTCACAGAAGCGAATCTTCAAAAAGAATTGCAAACAAATCAATATTCAGTAATTCATTGGAAAACTCACGGAATCTTTAGTTCTAATCCTGATGATACCTTTATTGTTGCTTCTAATCAAGTTATTAAACCTAATGAACTCAGCCAATTAATTAACACTGGAAGTCAAGAAAAAACAAGTCCTATTGACTTATTAGTTCTCAGTGCTTGTCAAACAGCAAAAGGAGATAATCGAGCAGTTTTAGGATTAGCTGGAATTGCAGTTAAAGCAGGTACTAGTAGTACCTTATCAACCTTGTGGAGAGCAGAAGATAAAGCAAATACTAAGCTAATGACAGACTTTTATCAAGCTTTATCTCAACCTAATATGACCAAATCAAAAGCACTTCATCAAGCACAATTATCTCTATTTACCTATGGTATAGAATATAAAGATCCACACTATTGGGCTAATTATATTTTAGTAGGTAATTGGCAATAATTTACAGCTTGTAATTTTTACTTTGTTTCTTGAAAATGCGACCTTACGGACGAATCACTTGCACATCTAAGATCAAAGGGAGGGTAGCCCAAATGCGGTCGCAGGTCAAAACAGAAACATTCAACTTCAAACCCAGGCTCAAACAAGCACGATCTCCCAATGACAAACCTGCCTGCTTGGTTTGCAGCCAGAGACGACCAGCTATTTCCCCATCTTCAGGGGTGAAGATAGCAATTTTCAGACCAAGTGCCTCCAAATCTTCCCGCATTCCATCGACGTTCACATCTGCCGCCACCGACTTCTGCACCACCTCAGCCCAATTCACACTCGACATTACCGCTTCAACCAAAACCTCTTCAATTACCTGGCCCCCAGGCTCATCGTGCAAGTAAGCAAGCAACGCCGACGCATCGAGAACTACCGTCATTCGTCCACTTCCTGTAGGGCTTGTTCACGCCGTTGAGCTATCAATTCATCTGCCAAACTAGTTCCTTTCGGCAATTGCGAAAACCGCGCTTTCAGTCGCAGTTTAATCGTTTCGGGTTTTTCCAAAATCAATCGCCCCTCTTCTGAACGAGCCACCAGTGTATCTCCTTCCTCAAAGCCCAACAATCGTCGCAAAGCGGCGGGAATTACCAATCTTCCTTGCCTACCCAAATGAACTTGCGTTTGTCTAGATGAATTAGTCATAGAATCTCTTTTGTGCCATACTACTTTTATATATGCCACAAAAGCCTGTTATGTGTCAACATTGAATAGCCCAAAGTCCTATTTCCCGATTATCAAGATATCTAGTATTAATAAATTGGTTGATTAACTAAATCTTCAGCTTTGATAGTTTTTAATAATTGAAACCAACGATTTTTGAGCATTTCATTATTAGGATTATTTTGTAAATTTTGTGCAGTATTTGCCCAAACATCGTACGAACTTTCTGGTTTTTCTGCTTCAGGTATTAAAGTAACTCGATAAAACCAACCATATATAATCATGCTACGATTATTTTTACAGGTAATTTTAAAGTACCAAGGGGTATATTCATTAAGTTCT
This genomic interval from Aphanothece sacrum FPU1 contains the following:
- a CDS encoding CHAT domain-containing protein, which produces MKFKQVNKFYQQLILTFLLGLFFSLYPIIISAQTTISPEEFVRQAESLYQKGQILESANNLEKALNMFQEQTSENIAKIAITATNLCRIQIELGQGEKAINTCDLAINNYRQTNNLLGIKQSQLYQTYALQNLGLYPLACQKISEIINIDSENCQAFKYLEDLKDLESFKSIQIGDILTIEAWRSLAEILRVIGQFPASQTILETLSKELEQNPNIASELFLSLGNIYTVRGNLERERVADTKYNYIPWEYEKGEIYQKSLTDESYYKKAQESYQKASQSLIKETQLKAQLNLSQLLLLQNKVEQAEKLHNELNLTQIPLTQFRIYAKIQYTKQQQWINSLKNQHNYTKIIELLEESVQEANSIETEKSQYLISYTLGNLGSFYEYLSYQKNDNNALKKAQELTQKALYLSQPQVNPSLAYQWQWQLARLEKAAGNLNQAKDYYESAIKTLETVRKNILIIRQDIQFSFRDNIEPLYREFIDSLLELNQKNNDPEILKIVLKQFNSLQLAELENFLQCDLSSATGIKEIGDSQVMIISPIFLKDKLALIYQIPAKNNYINYQKINISNQEVTKILKNLQNYLGEVGNGCSKCEIPRESQKVYQWIIKPLEPILQENKDIKTLVFILDGLLRNIPMSALYDAEKQEYLLQKDYAIAIVPGLTLLQPQSSSKTPTVLLGGYELEQKINNLSFPPIKYLREELENIAKIFPTSSLLLNQDFTEANLQKELQTNQYSVIHWKTHGIFSSNPDDTFIVASNQVIKPNELSQLINTGSQEKTSPIDLLVLSACQTAKGDNRAVLGLAGIAVKAGTSSTLSTLWRAEDKANTKLMTDFYQALSQPNMTKSKALHQAQLSLFTYGIEYKDPHYWANYILVGNWQ
- a CDS encoding type II toxin-antitoxin system VapC family toxin, producing the protein MTVVLDASALLAYLHDEPGGQVIEEVLVEAVMSSVNWAEVVQKSVAADVNVDGMREDLEALGLKIAIFTPEDGEIAGRLWLQTKQAGLSLGDRACLSLGLKLNVSVLTCDRIWATLPLILDVQVIRP
- a CDS encoding AbrB/MazE/SpoVT family DNA-binding domain-containing protein, producing the protein MTNSSRQTQVHLGRQGRLVIPAALRRLLGFEEGDTLVARSEEGRLILEKPETIKLRLKARFSQLPKGTSLADELIAQRREQALQEVDE